ACAGTTGACAGAGTAGTTCGTCGCGAACTTTATATCACTGAAGGAAATTTATACAATCGCACCGATTTAAGCGAATCTACAAATGCTTTAAGAAGAACGTCTTATTTTGATGATGTAGAAATCAAAGAAGAAAAAGTAGATGATACACATATAGACTTAATTGTCAATGTTAAAGAAGCTTCTACGGGTGCTATTTCAGGAGGTATTGGCTATGGTTCAAGCGATGGCTTATTGCTCAATGCATCATTATCAGATACCAATATTTTTGGTTCAGGTATTAAAAGCTCTGTTAGCGTAGATAAAAGTGATGATACCTTATCAGGAAGAATCAGTCTTATAAACCCACGCATTCTTGATAGTCAATACAGCTTAGGCGGAACGCTTTATTCTAATGATTATGAATGGGATAATTACTCTGAAAAAAATTATGGTTTTGATATCACCCTAGGACGCCAGTTTGCAAGATATTATAATGTAAGTTTAACTTACAATCTTGAGCAAAGTGATATCTATCATCTAAGCCCAACACTTTTAAGAACAGGTTATGAGCTTGGCAAAACTATAAAAAGCTCTGTAACCCCTGCTATTACTTTTAACAACACTGATGATTATTATCTCCCAAGAAAAGGTATTATCGCTTCAACAAGCCTAGAGTATGCAGGACTTGGAGGAGATCAAGAATTCCTTTCATCAAGTACAAAATTTAACTTTTATCAAGGTTTGGAAGACTATATAGGCTATGATCTTATTTATCGTTATAAAGCAAGTTTTTATAAAGTTTGGGATGAGGGCTATCTTCCAATCAATCAAAGAATTTATCTAGGTGGTATTCGCTCTCTTCGCGGTTTTGAAAGTAGAACTGTAAGTCCTAAGAATGAGTGGGGAGATGAAGTGGGTGGAACCATAGCTTTTGCAAATTCCGTAGAACTTAGCTTCCCTTTAATCGATAGAATTAAACTTCGCGGTAGTGTATTTTTTGATTATGGTATGATAGGAAATAAAAATCTAGATGAAATTCAAAGAATGAGTACAGGTTTAGGTATAGAATGGATCACTCCTATTGGGCCATTACAACTTGTATTTGCTAAACCGCTCAATGATAAAAAAGGCGATGATACCAATACTTTTGAATTTAACCTAGGAACACGCTTTTAATGAAACAATTTCTAGATGCTTGCCTAAAAGCAAATTTACAAATTAGCAAGTATCTTAATAATATTTGCGAAAGCGATCTTGAGTTTTCTCCTGATCTTGGCTTTGATAATAATCAAAGCTATAAGCTTGATCTAAAATGTGAAAAAATCTTTACAGAATATCTTAGTGATTTAGGCCAAATTTTTTCCGAAGAAAGTGGCTTGATCGGAGAAAATAGTCCTTATAAAATCATTCTTGATCCCTTAGATGGAAGTTCAAACTTTGTCTCTAAAATACCCTTTTATGGGACATCTGCAGCACTTTTTAAAGATGAAGAAGCCCAAAGTGCTTTTATTTGCAATCTAGCCAATAATGAAATTTTAATTTTTGATGATAATAAAAATTTAAAATCAAATCTTTTCAATCCTAATTATTCTCCTTTTTTGCCTAATCGTTTTTCTCAAATTGGGATCGTAGAAAAAATAACACTTTGCCCAAATCTTATCAATTACCTCGCGAAAAATAAGCTTAAATTTCGCTCTTTGGGTGCTACAGCTTTAAGCATTGCTTATGCTCCGTATTTTAGTTTTGTTTTAGTTTTAGGAAAAACTCGAGTCTTTGATACTGCAGGAGCTTTAATGTTGTGTAAAAATTTATATATAGAAAACAATGAAAATTTCCTTCTCATAAGTAAAGATAAGAAAATTTTTGATATAATCTTGGAATTTTTAAAATAATTAGGTGAATTATTATGAATTTTGCAGATATTTTTTCAAAAATCAGAAGACAACAACCCAGCACCAAAGAAGCTCCAAATCATTGGGTAAAATGCCAGAGTTGTCATGCTTTAATGTATTATAAAGAAATAGAATCTTGTTTTAATGTATGCCCTAAATGTTCTTATCATATGAGAATTTCTCCTATGGATAGGATAAAACTCCTAAGTGATGAAAATACCTTTGTTGAATATGATGCAAATTTAGAAGCCATAGATCCGCTCAAATTTGTTGATAGCAAGTCCTATAAAAAACGCTTAAGCGAGGGTGAAAGCAAAACCGGTAGAAAATCTGCGGTCATTAGTGGAGAATGCCTTATAGATGGCCTTAAAACTCAACTTGTAGTATTTGATTTTTCTTTCATGGGAGGATCTTTAGGCTCTGTAGAAGGCGAAAAAATCGTTAGGGCAATCCAAAGAGCCATCACAGATAAAACTCCTGTTGTTATTGTGAGTGCAAGCGGTGGAGCTAGAATGCAAGAAAGTACTTATTCTTTAATGCAAATGAGTAAAACAAGTGCTGCTTTAAAACTTTTAAGCAAAGAAAAACTCCCTTATATCAGTGTATTAACCGATCCTACTATGGGTGGCGTGAGCGCTTCTTTCGCTTGGCTTGGGGATTTAATCATCGCTGAACCAGGCGCTTTGGTGGGTTTTGCAGGAGCAAGAGTAATTAAACAAACCATAGGCGCAGATTTACCCGAAGGCTTCCAAAAAGCTGAATTTCTACTCGAACATGGACTCATAGATGCGATAGTAGAGCGTTCAGATATGAAAAAATACCTTAGCGATACTCTTAAATTCTTTTGTGGAAAATAACTTGCAAGTTAATATTTTTCACATACAAAAAAACGATGAATTTAAAATTTGGGGTGAGAAGTACGCAAAACTTATCTCCAAATTTGCAGATCTTAAAGAACACAATCTCTTTAATAAAAAAATAGCTGCTGCACAAAATTTAAATGCACAAGCTGCTAAATTAAGCTATGAAGAGGCATTTGCTCCTTATACAAAAGGCTTTTGCATAGTTCTTGATGAAAGAGGCAAGGAGCTTACAAGCGTAGAATTTGCAAAACTCATAGCAGATAAAAATAATTTAAATTTTTTTATAGGTGGTGCTTATGGCCTAAGGGATGAATTCAGCCAGAGTTTAGATTTTAGACTTTCATTAAGCAAACTCACCTTAGCACATCAATTTGTAAAAATTTTACTTTTAGAACAAATTTATCGTGCTTTTTGTATCAACTCAAATCATCCTTATCACAAATAAAAGGTTAAACAATGAAAAAGAATGAAATACAAGTTTTTAAAACTATCTTAGAAAATAGAAAAAAAACTATATTGGAAAATTTGCAAAGCAATTCTAAAGAAATTGAAGCCTTACATAATAGCGTCCCAAGTGATAGTGTGGATTTTTCTGTTATTGAAACAGGATCGCAAATTGATTTTGCTATCAGTGCTAATTTAAAACAAGAATTAGAGGAAATAGAAGATTCTTTAGAAAAAATCAAAGATGGCACTTATGGAATATGCGAATCTTGCGATGAAGAAATCGCCATAGAAAGACTTAAAATCAAACCTCATGCAAAATACTGCATCGTATGCCGCGAAAATTTAGAAAAAGGAGAGTTATGAGAATTAGATTATTTTTTATAGCAAGCTTTATTTATATAGCTCTTATATTTGCTCTTGCTTGGTATTTAGAATTAGGAAATTATACTTTAAATTTCAATACATATAGCTTCGAGCTACCTATAATGATATGGCTTATTTTACCTTTGATACCTTTAGTGTTTTTTGCCATCATTCATATGGGTTTTTATTATTTTTTACTCACTTTAAAATTTAAGCATTTTTTCAAAGATTCTACCAAATTTGAAAATTTTACCCGCGACCTTCTTTTAGAAAAAGAATCAAATATCAGCTTTCAAACAAAGGAATTTAGACAAGTAGCACAGCTAGCTAAAACCCTAAAAACACATGAAAAAATCCCTAATACAAATAAAATCAATGAAATTTTAGATCTTATAGACGGCATTAAAAAAGAAGAATACTTCAATCTTAACAAATTTAAACTCGAAAATAATAATATCTTATTTCTAGAAAATGAAAAAAATCATATCAAAAATGATATAAATTATGCTTATTCCAAAATCAAAAACCTTAGTCAAACTCAAGACGAATTCCAAGATCTGGCTTTTGAAAGTTTGATAAAAAAAGGAACTTATGAGCAAATTAAAAATATCAAAATCACAAAAAAACCTTGTCATATCCTTACACTCATCAAGCGTTTTAAAGAAGGAAATTTAGAGCTTAATACTGCCGAATATGAAGTTTTACTTTCTCACAATATCCTTGGCGAAAAAGACTATCTTGATATAGCAAAACTAAGTACTAAGCTTTTAAATCCTGATGCACTTATAGGAATTTTTAACAAAATCAAAAATGAAAAAGGTGAAGCTTTAAGAGCGTATTTATATCTTTTGGCTGAATTTGGACTTTTAGATGAACTCAGAGAGCAAATTCATAATGATGACAAAAAATTCAATGATTTTAAAGCCTTTTTAACCCTGCGTGAAAAAAATATCAAAATCGATTTAAATCAGCTTATACAA
The window above is part of the Campylobacter coli genome. Proteins encoded here:
- the bamA gene encoding outer membrane protein assembly factor BamA encodes the protein MKKIISICALVALSNAAVIKEIKFSGLNHLSNASALNLTGLKIGETINLDKINTAILNLYKQNYFENIAVEEDNGVLNIIVTEKPSIAKISITGIASNDRKQVESILGIKRGTLFDEASAKEASERIKAYYEAKSYFDTIVEYRKKTLENTEGLELEFIVNRGENIIINNVNLSGAEKFSYSDIEPAIVNKEKEFMGWMWGRNDGKLKIFELSNDSARISDEYMKKGYLDVQVSSPYLKTYTDTYQANLTYFIKEGKPYKIQSISIENPLFSEEENKQNLENLRSTQGKLINIEDIRKDVKTIETQSADLGYAFAEVYPDIQKNDQTQEATVVFKVIPHDKVYIRNVIISGNSRTVDRVVRRELYITEGNLYNRTDLSESTNALRRTSYFDDVEIKEEKVDDTHIDLIVNVKEASTGAISGGIGYGSSDGLLLNASLSDTNIFGSGIKSSVSVDKSDDTLSGRISLINPRILDSQYSLGGTLYSNDYEWDNYSEKNYGFDITLGRQFARYYNVSLTYNLEQSDIYHLSPTLLRTGYELGKTIKSSVTPAITFNNTDDYYLPRKGIIASTSLEYAGLGGDQEFLSSSTKFNFYQGLEDYIGYDLIYRYKASFYKVWDEGYLPINQRIYLGGIRSLRGFESRTVSPKNEWGDEVGGTIAFANSVELSFPLIDRIKLRGSVFFDYGMIGNKNLDEIQRMSTGLGIEWITPIGPLQLVFAKPLNDKKGDDTNTFEFNLGTRF
- a CDS encoding inositol monophosphatase family protein, whose protein sequence is MKQFLDACLKANLQISKYLNNICESDLEFSPDLGFDNNQSYKLDLKCEKIFTEYLSDLGQIFSEESGLIGENSPYKIILDPLDGSSNFVSKIPFYGTSAALFKDEEAQSAFICNLANNEILIFDDNKNLKSNLFNPNYSPFLPNRFSQIGIVEKITLCPNLINYLAKNKLKFRSLGATALSIAYAPYFSFVLVLGKTRVFDTAGALMLCKNLYIENNENFLLISKDKKIFDIILEFLK
- the accD gene encoding acetyl-CoA carboxylase, carboxyltransferase subunit beta is translated as MNFADIFSKIRRQQPSTKEAPNHWVKCQSCHALMYYKEIESCFNVCPKCSYHMRISPMDRIKLLSDENTFVEYDANLEAIDPLKFVDSKSYKKRLSEGESKTGRKSAVISGECLIDGLKTQLVVFDFSFMGGSLGSVEGEKIVRAIQRAITDKTPVVIVSASGGARMQESTYSLMQMSKTSAALKLLSKEKLPYISVLTDPTMGGVSASFAWLGDLIIAEPGALVGFAGARVIKQTIGADLPEGFQKAEFLLEHGLIDAIVERSDMKKYLSDTLKFFCGK
- a CDS encoding 23S rRNA (pseudouridine(1915)-N(3))-methyltransferase RlmH, whose amino-acid sequence is MQVNIFHIQKNDEFKIWGEKYAKLISKFADLKEHNLFNKKIAAAQNLNAQAAKLSYEEAFAPYTKGFCIVLDERGKELTSVEFAKLIADKNNLNFFIGGAYGLRDEFSQSLDFRLSLSKLTLAHQFVKILLLEQIYRAFCINSNHPYHK
- the dksA gene encoding RNA polymerase-binding protein DksA is translated as MKKNEIQVFKTILENRKKTILENLQSNSKEIEALHNSVPSDSVDFSVIETGSQIDFAISANLKQELEEIEDSLEKIKDGTYGICESCDEEIAIERLKIKPHAKYCIVCRENLEKGEL